One Mycolicibacterium fallax genomic window, CCGCACCGACGTCGAGCCCGTCGTCGGCGGAGTACACGTTGGTCAGCGTTGCCGCCACCTGCCCGGTACCCACCGCGGCGCCGTCGACGAACAGGGTCACCGTGCCGCCCTTAGCCAGACCCGGCCCGTCGTAGGCGAATTCCATGCGCACCTGATGCGCACCGGAAGGCAGCGGTTCGGCGGATTCGGCGAAGAAATGCTGCAGGCCACCGAGGTTGTAGCAGTACTTGAGCTTGCCTCCGTGGGCGTACAGCGACCAGCCGCCGATGTTGGCGCCCTGCGCGACGATCACGCCTTCGGCGCCGCCCTCGGGCACGTCGATCTCGGCGGTCACCGAGTGCGACTTGTTCTTGAGGTTGAGCACGCAGTTCTCCGAGAGCCGCCCCATCCCCGCGAACAGCACCTGCGTGTTCCCCTTGATCAGCGTCGGGCGTCCGGCCAGGTCGGGATTCATCCTGACCGTGAGGTTGTCGTCCAGCGGCAGGACGTTGAATCGCGTCGCCTCGATCAGCCACAGTCGCTGCAATTGGTGCAGACGCTGCGGCTGCTCCTTCGACAGATCCTTCGCCTGGGTCCAGTCGACCGTGGTGTCATAGAGTTCCCACACGTCGTCATCGAATGCGACGGTGTCCTCGCCCATGAGCACCCACGGTGTCTTGTGCTTGGTCACCGCGGTCCAGCCCTTGTGGTAGATGCCGCGGTTGCCGAACATTTCGAAGTACTGGGTCTCGTGCCGGTCGGCGGACCCGCCGTCGTTGAACGAGTACAGCATGCTGGTGCCCTCGATCGGCGCCTGCTGCACCCCGTTGACGAACAGCGGCTCCGGGATCCCGGCGGCCTCCAGCAAAGTGGGCGCCACGTCGATCACGTGATGGAACTGATCACGATGCTCGCCGCGGGACTGGAAACCGTTGGGCCAGTGCACCACCGTGCCGTTGCGGGTGCCACCCCAGTGCGAGGCGACCTGCTTGGTCCACTGGTATGGGGTGCACATGGCGTGCGCCCAGCCCACCGCGTAGTGGTTGTAGGAGTCCGGGCCGCCGAACTCGTCGAGGCGTTCCATCAGGAACTCGGGTGTCTCCAGCGCGGCCATCCCGTTGAAGTTCAGCATCTCGTTGAACGTGCCGTTGAAGGTGCCCTCGGCGGAGGCGCCGTTGTCCCCGACGATGTAGTAGACCAAGGTGTCGTCGAGTATTCCGAGCTTGTCCAGCGCGTCGATGACCCGGCCGACGTGGTGGTCGGTGTGCTCGAGGAACCCTGCGTAGACCTCCATCTGCCGGCGCAGCACGGGCTTGAGCTCCTCGGGCATGTCGTCCCAGGCCGGGATCTGCTCGGGCCGCGGCGTCAGCTCGGCGTCCTGCGGGATCACCCCGAGTTCCTTCTGCCGGGCGAAGGTCTGCTCCCGCAATGCATCCCAGCCGGCGTCGAACTTGCCGCGGTACTTGTCGATCCAGTCCTTGGGTGCGTGGTGCGGGGCGTGGGTGGCGCCTGGCGCGAAGTAGGTGAAGAACGGCTTGTCCGGTGCGAGGGCCTTCTGCTGACCGATCCAGGCGATCGCCTTGTCCGCCAGGTCCTCGGTGAGGTGGTAGCCCTGCTCGGGGGTGCGGTCCACCTCGATCGGGGTGGTCCCCTCGTACAGCGAGGGGTACCACTGGTTGGCTTCGCCGCCGATGAAGCCGTAGAAGTGCTCGAAACCCCCACCGGCGCTGGGCCAGGCGTCGAACGGCCCCACCTGGCTGGTCTGCCACACCGGCACTTCATGGCATTTGCCGAACTGCGCGGTGTTGTACCCGTTGAGCTTGAGGGTCCGCGCGATCGGCGACATGGTGTTGGGCAGCACCGAGTTGTAGCCGGGCTGGCCGGTGGCGATCTCGGTGATCCCACCCATCCCCGCCGAGTGATGGTTACGCCCGGTCAGCAGGGCCTGCCGCGTGGGTGAACACAAGGCGGTGGTGTGGAACCGGTTGTACTTCAGACCGCCGGCCGCGAGCCGTTCGGCGGTCGGGGTGGCGCACGGCCCGCCGAACGCGCTGGCCGCACCGAACCCGACATCGTCGAGCAGGACCACCAGGATGTTCGGGGCGCCCTCCGGGGGCCGGATGTCGCGGATCAGCGGATGCGGGGTGTCCGGATCCTTCGCGTCGTAGGTGACCAGTCCCGTTCGCGGCGCGCTCGGAATCGGCAGATGGGTTCTGGAAACCTGTGGGCCCGTTGTCATTTGCTGGTGTCCTCTCCGCGGCCCCGGCGGGCCGTGTTCCACGCGTCGGTGTTCTCCGGCGCGTCTCTATCCTTCACGATCTGGCCGCCTCCCACTCCCGGCTCGCCCGAATCCGGCCGGGCCACTGTGGGTTTCGGTCGGTTAGCTCTTCGATACCTTCGGTGGCGTCCAGCTGCCGTCGCTGATCGCCTGCTCGGGCCAGTAGGTCCGCAGGATCATCTCGAAGTCGCCGGCCGGGGTGGGCAGCCAGTTGGATTCCTTCTCCGGTCCCGGCGAGGTGTGCTGCAGGTAGAGGGTGATCCCGCCGTCGGGGTTGCGCACCAGGTCCGGCAGCATCGGCGAGTTGATCAGGTACCTGTTGATCGGGTTCTCGACCAGCAGGATCTCCGGCAGTTTGTACATGGTGACCGACCAGAACGCCTTCACCGGCGGGAGCTGCCCAGCGGGGAAGGTCAGCGTGTAGGTGTTCGCGCCGTTGAGTTTGGCGCCGGCCGAGTCGTTGGTCAGCGGGATATACATGGCTTCGGCGCCCGGCAGTCCCAGGATGCCCATCACCGCTCCGGCGAACCGGTACAGGTAGTTGCCGCCCAACTGCTCGGCGGACCCGAACAACTGACCGGAGGTCACCTTGCCGGTCTGCATCTGCTCGGTCTGGAAGGTGTGCAGCTCGGCCCACGCATCAGCCATGCCGCCCTCGATGGCATTGCGCTGCTCGTCGCTGAGCGTGGCGAGATCGAAATCCCCGTCGGGTCCGATCCCGATCTTGGCGAACCGATCCCGCAGCTCCTTCTCCTCCGGCTTCACCGGTGCGTATTTCAGCGTGAAGCCCAGGACCTTGAAGAAGTCCAGCGACGTCTTCTCCTCGTCCGGTGTCAGCGGCGTGATGAAGTCGACCGCGGGCGCAGGGGCTGGGGCCGGCGCCTTCTGGAACGTCGAGAGCGGCTCGACCTTGTACTGGGCCTGGATCTTCTTGACGTTGTCGAGGTCGGCCGGGTTGAACAGCTGCGTGCGGTACAGGACCAGCCCGAAGTCAGTGTCGGTGCGGATCACCTTGTCGACGCCGGCGGGTTTCTCGCCCTGCCAGCCGGGGCCGGCCAGCAGGTAGGTGCCACCACCATTGCCGGTCGTGCGGCTGCCGATTAGGTCGTAGACGTAGGTGTAGCTGTCGATGAACTGCAGCGAGAAGTACCGGCCCTGCTCGATCGGCGGCACCGTCAGCACCAGCGGCTCGGTCCGCAGGTCGGTTGCCAGGAACGAGTACGGCGTATCGGAGTTGGGTGTCTGCACCGTGGTGTCGGCCGGGGTGAAAACGCGGGCGATGCTGTGGATCTGGTTCCAGTCGCCCAGGTACTGGCCGCTGTCCTTGCTGACCGCGTAGGCGTTCTCGATGCGGTACATGTCCACCATCGGGAAGCCGTACACGTATGCCTCTTTGGCGATCGTGCGCATCTCCTGCGGCGTCACCGCCGAGCTGCCCGTGGGCGCTTCGGATTTGCCGCCACAGCCCGCGATCGCTGCGACCACCGCCGCGGCGATACCAATCGCCATGGCCTTGCCGAACCTCATTCGTTCTCCTCTGATTGTCAGTTGGCACCGCGGGTCCGCTCGCGGGGCCGCTCGGGTGCAGGTTAGCTGGTGTGGCGCCGCGGTGTGTGCAGTCGCCGCTGGTCAGCAGGGTTGGCCGGGCGGGGTGAAGTACGGAACGCCTTCGACGGTGTAGCAGGGGATCTCGCCGGGCACGTACGGGACATGCTGGGCCGCGATCGCCGCACCCACGGCGACGTC contains:
- a CDS encoding arylsulfatase, which translates into the protein MTTGPQVSRTHLPIPSAPRTGLVTYDAKDPDTPHPLIRDIRPPEGAPNILVVLLDDVGFGAASAFGGPCATPTAERLAAGGLKYNRFHTTALCSPTRQALLTGRNHHSAGMGGITEIATGQPGYNSVLPNTMSPIARTLKLNGYNTAQFGKCHEVPVWQTSQVGPFDAWPSAGGGFEHFYGFIGGEANQWYPSLYEGTTPIEVDRTPEQGYHLTEDLADKAIAWIGQQKALAPDKPFFTYFAPGATHAPHHAPKDWIDKYRGKFDAGWDALREQTFARQKELGVIPQDAELTPRPEQIPAWDDMPEELKPVLRRQMEVYAGFLEHTDHHVGRVIDALDKLGILDDTLVYYIVGDNGASAEGTFNGTFNEMLNFNGMAALETPEFLMERLDEFGGPDSYNHYAVGWAHAMCTPYQWTKQVASHWGGTRNGTVVHWPNGFQSRGEHRDQFHHVIDVAPTLLEAAGIPEPLFVNGVQQAPIEGTSMLYSFNDGGSADRHETQYFEMFGNRGIYHKGWTAVTKHKTPWVLMGEDTVAFDDDVWELYDTTVDWTQAKDLSKEQPQRLHQLQRLWLIEATRFNVLPLDDNLTVRMNPDLAGRPTLIKGNTQVLFAGMGRLSENCVLNLKNKSHSVTAEIDVPEGGAEGVIVAQGANIGGWSLYAHGGKLKYCYNLGGLQHFFAESAEPLPSGAHQVRMEFAYDGPGLAKGGTVTLFVDGAAVGTGQVAATLTNVYSADDGLDVGADTGSAVSPDYRPGDNRFTGRVRGVQLAIAEESDAAGHQVDPAEAVRIALARQ
- a CDS encoding DUF1254 domain-containing protein, producing MRFGKAMAIGIAAAVVAAIAGCGGKSEAPTGSSAVTPQEMRTIAKEAYVYGFPMVDMYRIENAYAVSKDSGQYLGDWNQIHSIARVFTPADTTVQTPNSDTPYSFLATDLRTEPLVLTVPPIEQGRYFSLQFIDSYTYVYDLIGSRTTGNGGGTYLLAGPGWQGEKPAGVDKVIRTDTDFGLVLYRTQLFNPADLDNVKKIQAQYKVEPLSTFQKAPAPAPAPAVDFITPLTPDEEKTSLDFFKVLGFTLKYAPVKPEEKELRDRFAKIGIGPDGDFDLATLSDEQRNAIEGGMADAWAELHTFQTEQMQTGKVTSGQLFGSAEQLGGNYLYRFAGAVMGILGLPGAEAMYIPLTNDSAGAKLNGANTYTLTFPAGQLPPVKAFWSVTMYKLPEILLVENPINRYLINSPMLPDLVRNPDGGITLYLQHTSPGPEKESNWLPTPAGDFEMILRTYWPEQAISDGSWTPPKVSKS